TTCGGCGAAATCTATCCGGGAGATGCAAAGACTCTCGGACACCCGGAAGACCACATTGCCTATCGTTGGGCGAAACACCGATCAATGAAGCTGATCACTGTCTACGAACAAGATGGATCCGCTCCTTGGGGACGCTATCTGACAGAAGACGCTCTCTACGATCTGGAAACAGATCCAGATGAAACCACAAACGTGATCGATATTCCCGCTTACCGTGAGCAAGCTGCGTTTCTGAGAACGCAACTTGATGAATGGTGGGACGGCACTACCAGCGAACTCCTCTTCTCCCCCTCGCCTTCCTCTTCAGTGGAGAAATGAACGCATGTCTCAAAAGACAACCTACCCCGCGCTTCTCGTCATCGCAATCGCACTCCTTCCAAACCTTGTTGCTGCGAATGACCAACCCTGGAAATGCGGGACAGCGACTGTCTGCATCACTCCCCAACAGTCGATGACGATGGCAGGGTATGCCTCGCGCGGTGAGAAACACGCGACCGAAACACTCAACGAACTCTGGGCAAAGACGCTGATTCTTGAGGACGCATCCCAGCGGCGAGCTGTCCTCGTCACGCTCGACTTGCTCGGAATCGATCGCAAGTTGTCTCAGAGAATCTGCAAGTCGATCATGAAAAAGCACGGCCTCGATCGCAGCCAGATCGCGATATGCAGTTCACACACTCACTCCGGGCCAGTCGTCGCGGGAACACTGCGTCCCATGCATGCTTTGCACTTCAACGAAGCGAACCTCAACTTAACTCTTGAGTATTCCGAATTCCTCAAAGAGTCGATCGAGACGTGTGTCGATCAGGCCTTTGAAACGCTTGCTCCTTCTTCACTGAGTTGGGGAAGTGGCAATGCCGAGTTTGCAGTGAATCGTCGTAACAATGAAGAGAAAAAAATTCCGGAACTCAGAGCTTCAGGCAAACTTGCCGGCCCGTATGACCATGACGTCCCCGTCCTGATGGTCCGGCAGAACGGGCAACTCAAAGCTGTCGTTTTCGGATACGCTTGCCACTGCACCGTTCTCAGTGGTTTCGAATGGTCCGGGGACTACGCCGGGTTCGCTCAATCTGAGCTCGAAGACATTTATCCCGGCTGTGTGGCGATGTTCTGGGCTGGCTGCGGAGGAGATCAAAACCCGCTTCCACGCCGCAAAGTCGAACTCGCCCAGCGATACGGTTCCCATCTCGCCCACGCGGTCAGTCAGGTCATCGAAGGTCAAACTCACGACGTTTCTCCGCAACTGCAGACGAGCTACCGGGAAGTCGATATCTCTTTCGGAACTCTTCCGACTTTGGAAGTCCTTCGAACGCAGGCCGAATCGCAAAATCGCTACGAAGCAGCACGCGCCCGATCTTTAATCGAACAGGTCGAAGGCGGGCAGGAACTTTCTCCGACGTATCCCTATCCCATTCAATTCTGGAATCTCGGCGATCAGGTCAATTGGTTCTTTCTCGGTGGAGAAGTTGTGGTCGACTATGCCCTGTCGATCAAATCGAATCACGGAGAGACAGACGCAGACCTGACGGATGTCTGGTGTACCGCCTATGCGAACGATGTGATGGCCTACATTCCTTCGCGTCGAGTTCTGCTTGAAGGGGGATACGAGGGTGGAGGAGCCATGATTTATTACGGACTTCCCACCGTCTGGGCGGAATCGGTCGAGACCACAATCCTCGACACGGTTCACCAACTCATCAACGAACGCTAAAGTGAAAACAGCGACGATTCACCGTTTTAGCAAACGGGAATTCGTCTCACTCTTTGCCGAAAAGATTCCCCCTGAGGACCTGTGTCCTGAACTTTTTAGCGATGTCTGTCCGACGATCGCGATTCAGAAAGACTTGTATGATTCACTCCCCGCTGGCGAAATGCCGAATTGTCTTAGCT
This DNA window, taken from Thalassoglobus sp. JC818, encodes the following:
- a CDS encoding neutral/alkaline non-lysosomal ceramidase N-terminal domain-containing protein, which translates into the protein MSQKTTYPALLVIAIALLPNLVAANDQPWKCGTATVCITPQQSMTMAGYASRGEKHATETLNELWAKTLILEDASQRRAVLVTLDLLGIDRKLSQRICKSIMKKHGLDRSQIAICSSHTHSGPVVAGTLRPMHALHFNEANLNLTLEYSEFLKESIETCVDQAFETLAPSSLSWGSGNAEFAVNRRNNEEKKIPELRASGKLAGPYDHDVPVLMVRQNGQLKAVVFGYACHCTVLSGFEWSGDYAGFAQSELEDIYPGCVAMFWAGCGGDQNPLPRRKVELAQRYGSHLAHAVSQVIEGQTHDVSPQLQTSYREVDISFGTLPTLEVLRTQAESQNRYEAARARSLIEQVEGGQELSPTYPYPIQFWNLGDQVNWFFLGGEVVVDYALSIKSNHGETDADLTDVWCTAYANDVMAYIPSRRVLLEGGYEGGGAMIYYGLPTVWAESVETTILDTVHQLINER